A part of Paenibacillus sp. sptzw28 genomic DNA contains:
- a CDS encoding phosphatase PAP2 family protein yields MNLFHNMTTVGIYTMIAVVVLLAYGARTNPFRIGGLFVREMAVNRKYLFHFAALMLILFCNKLELSIEANMSGTHDFTSLFQSIEGHFVANLQHTFHNDILTAVLAVMYVVVFQALLIASVGIYTYQEKSRRMYYAICYAIMVNYLVAIPFYLFFPVNEVWAHDSSVRFLMLDVFPNFETEYRSLSGINNCFPSLHTSISVTLAVLAIRSGNKRWAWLCSISAVMIIFAIFYLGIHWLIDMGGGLILGVFASTVGMRLSALNMSLRSRRPNHSLKGTPANISFAHDDAK; encoded by the coding sequence ATGAACTTATTTCATAATATGACAACCGTTGGAATTTATACGATGATTGCTGTCGTTGTTCTTCTTGCATATGGCGCACGGACAAATCCATTTCGCATCGGCGGATTGTTTGTTCGGGAGATGGCTGTAAATCGTAAGTACCTTTTCCATTTTGCAGCTCTGATGCTCATCTTGTTTTGTAACAAATTAGAGCTTTCGATTGAGGCAAACATGAGTGGAACTCACGATTTCACCTCTTTATTTCAGTCGATCGAAGGCCATTTCGTGGCGAATTTGCAGCATACCTTCCACAACGATATTTTGACTGCGGTTCTGGCAGTGATGTATGTGGTTGTTTTTCAGGCGCTCCTTATTGCATCCGTCGGAATTTATACGTATCAGGAGAAAAGCCGAAGAATGTATTATGCAATCTGCTACGCCATCATGGTTAATTATCTTGTCGCGATTCCGTTCTATCTGTTCTTTCCAGTCAATGAAGTATGGGCTCACGATTCAAGCGTGCGCTTTCTTATGCTTGATGTTTTCCCTAATTTCGAAACCGAATACCGTTCTTTATCCGGAATCAACAACTGCTTCCCCAGCCTGCATACTTCAATTTCCGTAACACTTGCCGTCCTCGCGATCCGTTCAGGCAATAAACGATGGGCCTGGTTATGCAGTATTAGCGCAGTAATGATCATTTTTGCAATATTTTATCTCGGTATTCACTGGTTGATTGATATGGGCGGCGGTCTGATTCTTGGAGTATTTGCATCGACAGTAGGAATGAGGTTAAGCGCCTTGAACATGAGCCTAAGGAGCCGCCGGCCTAACCATTCGCTTAAAGGAACCCCGGCAAACATAAGTTTTGCGCACGACGATGCGAAGTAA
- a CDS encoding DUF421 domain-containing protein, whose translation MEIWNLLIRTALIYVIVFFIMRFMGKREIGKLSVFDLVISVMIAEIAVIVIEDTKRPIIDGILPMALLMLIQIGMAIVMLKNRRLRLLFEGKPVVLVERGKLNRQEMRKQRYSLDDLMMQLRENQVSSIADVDFAILETSGKLSVIRKDNVHTGAEGLQQRSHKSQTDALPERFRFESLPVALIMDGKLLRNNLEKLGKDRFWLNKALRQRGVTDFKQVYLCTVDHRGNLYIDWR comes from the coding sequence TTGGAAATATGGAATCTGTTGATCCGTACGGCTTTGATCTATGTAATCGTGTTTTTTATTATGCGTTTTATGGGGAAAAGGGAGATCGGCAAGCTGTCGGTATTCGATCTTGTAATCTCCGTCATGATTGCCGAAATCGCGGTAATCGTCATCGAGGATACGAAGCGGCCGATTATTGACGGGATACTGCCAATGGCGCTGCTGATGCTTATACAAATCGGAATGGCCATTGTCATGTTAAAAAACCGCCGGCTGCGGTTATTGTTTGAAGGGAAACCTGTAGTGCTCGTAGAGCGGGGCAAGTTAAACAGGCAAGAAATGCGAAAGCAGCGGTACAGCCTTGACGATCTTATGATGCAGCTTCGCGAAAATCAGGTTTCATCGATTGCCGACGTCGATTTCGCGATATTGGAGACGAGCGGCAAACTTTCGGTTATAAGAAAAGACAATGTTCATACGGGGGCCGAGGGCCTGCAGCAAAGATCGCATAAATCGCAGACAGATGCGCTCCCGGAGCGGTTTCGCTTCGAGTCGCTTCCGGTGGCTCTTATCATGGATGGAAAACTGCTGAGAAATAATTTGGAGAAGCTTGGTAAAGATCGGTTCTGGCTTAACAAAGCGCTTCGCCAAAGAGGAGTGACCGATTTTAAACAAGTATATTTGTGCACGGTTGACCATAGAGGGAATTTGTATATCGACTGGCGCTGA
- a CDS encoding TIGR04086 family membrane protein, protein MSSINPMKSMKNVPKAQITSPMLSGILYSAIWLAVGALLLASLLRWGSMHESELPLYSLAVHGLAALAGGFVAGKRAGQRGWYYGALLGIVYGLLVLLISFLASNSGVSLRTLTMLGETLACGSFGGIIGVNAKRS, encoded by the coding sequence ATGAGTTCGATCAATCCGATGAAATCAATGAAAAATGTTCCTAAGGCGCAAATTACATCACCGATGCTTTCCGGGATATTATATTCGGCCATTTGGCTGGCCGTGGGGGCGCTCCTGCTTGCATCGCTGCTGCGCTGGGGAAGTATGCATGAGAGTGAGCTTCCTCTCTACAGCTTGGCCGTACACGGCTTGGCAGCTCTTGCAGGAGGTTTTGTAGCCGGTAAACGCGCCGGCCAACGCGGCTGGTACTACGGCGCTTTGCTGGGCATTGTGTATGGCCTTCTTGTGCTTCTTATCAGCTTTCTGGCGTCAAATTCAGGCGTCAGCCTTCGAACGCTCACTATGCTCGGAGAGACCCTGGCATGCGGTTCATTCGGCGGCATTATCGGCGTTAACGCTAAGCGGTCATAA
- a CDS encoding thiol-disulfide oxidoreductase DCC family protein, giving the protein MTESNIDGSERERLYILYDGTCNLCIATVRRIKELHSSADLRFVSIQSLEENKETIPGIEAIPLEQLLAKLHVVERSGALYAGADGIVRILRTSAGFKWLAPLYRIPGMRGSADALYRYIAARRYDWFGKTEESCDNGVCTLPKRDQV; this is encoded by the coding sequence ATGACGGAATCAAATATTGACGGGAGCGAGCGCGAGAGGCTTTATATCTTGTACGACGGAACCTGCAATTTGTGCATCGCCACAGTACGGCGCATAAAGGAGCTTCATTCGTCTGCTGACCTGCGGTTTGTTTCCATTCAATCCCTTGAGGAGAATAAGGAGACAATTCCGGGTATCGAAGCAATCCCCCTCGAACAACTGTTGGCTAAGCTTCATGTCGTAGAACGGTCGGGAGCGCTATATGCCGGAGCTGACGGCATCGTTCGCATACTGCGTACTTCAGCGGGTTTCAAATGGCTGGCGCCGCTATACCGGATACCCGGAATGAGAGGGTCTGCGGACGCTTTATACAGGTATATTGCCGCCAGAAGATATGATTGGTTCGGAAAGACGGAAGAAAGCTGCGACAACGGGGTTTGTACCCTGCCGAAGCGTGATCAAGTATAA
- the tgt gene encoding tRNA guanosine(34) transglycosylase Tgt, whose protein sequence is MAIKYELIKTCKQSGARLGRVHTPHGVIETPAFMPVGTQATVKTMSPEELKTLDAHVILSNTYHLFIRPGHELIRDAGGLHKFMNWDRAILTDSGGFQVFSLSEMRKIKEEGVEFRSHLNGDKLFLSPEKAMEIQNALGSDIMMAFDECAPYPAEYDYVKKSLERTTRWAERCLEAHARPRDQGLFAIVQGGMFEDLRRQSATELTSMDFPGYAIGGLSVGEPKNLMYNVLECTVPLLPAGKPRYLMGVGSPDALIDGSIRGIDMFDCVLPTRIARNGTTMTSTGRLVIRNAKFAEDFGPLDPECGCYTCKNYSRAYIRHLIKAEETFGIRLTTYHNLHFLLQLMRDVRQAIMEDRLLDFRNSFFEKYGLFESDKGF, encoded by the coding sequence TTGGCGATTAAATATGAACTGATCAAAACATGTAAACAGTCCGGTGCAAGACTCGGCCGCGTGCATACCCCGCATGGTGTAATCGAGACACCGGCTTTTATGCCGGTCGGCACGCAGGCGACAGTAAAGACGATGAGTCCCGAGGAGCTAAAAACACTCGATGCTCACGTTATTCTGAGCAATACTTACCATTTGTTCATCCGCCCGGGTCACGAACTCATACGAGATGCCGGCGGGCTGCACAAATTTATGAACTGGGACCGCGCTATACTGACGGATAGCGGCGGCTTTCAAGTGTTCAGCTTGAGCGAGATGCGCAAAATAAAAGAAGAGGGCGTGGAATTCCGCTCCCACTTGAACGGCGATAAACTGTTTCTTTCACCTGAGAAGGCGATGGAGATCCAAAACGCTCTCGGGTCCGATATCATGATGGCTTTTGATGAATGCGCCCCATATCCTGCGGAATATGATTATGTGAAGAAGTCATTAGAGAGAACTACCCGTTGGGCCGAGCGCTGCTTAGAGGCTCATGCGCGTCCCCGCGATCAGGGATTGTTCGCGATTGTGCAGGGAGGGATGTTTGAAGATTTACGCCGCCAAAGCGCAACCGAGTTGACTTCCATGGATTTCCCGGGGTATGCTATTGGTGGACTGAGCGTCGGCGAACCTAAGAATCTGATGTACAATGTACTTGAATGTACGGTTCCGCTGCTGCCGGCCGGGAAGCCAAGGTACCTGATGGGGGTCGGATCGCCCGATGCGCTGATTGACGGCTCCATCCGCGGTATAGATATGTTCGACTGCGTGCTGCCGACTCGTATTGCCCGCAACGGGACAACGATGACAAGTACCGGCAGACTCGTTATCCGCAATGCAAAGTTTGCTGAGGACTTCGGACCACTCGACCCGGAATGCGGCTGTTACACATGCAAGAACTACTCCCGGGCCTACATTCGCCATCTCATAAAGGCGGAAGAGACGTTCGGAATCCGGCTGACGACGTATCATAATTTGCATTTTTTACTGCAGCTTATGAGAGACGTGCGCCAGGCGATTATGGAAGACCGGCTGCTTGACTTCCGGAATTCCTTCTTCGAGAAATACGGCTTGTTTGAGTCGGATAAGGGATTTTAA
- the ruvB gene encoding Holliday junction branch migration DNA helicase RuvB encodes MDDRIISANLMMEDQAVELSLRPRYLSEYIGQSQVKDNLKVFIEAAKLRKEALDHVLLYGPPGLGKTTLSNIIANELGVNLRTTSGPAIERPGDLAALLTNLQEGDVLFIDEIHRLHRTVEEVLYPAMEDFALDIMIGKGPSARSVRLELPPFTLIGATTRAGLLSAPLRDRFGVVSRLEFYNVDELAFIVTRASEILGVSVIGEAAREIAMRSRGTPRIANRLLKRVRDFAQVRGDGIVTHELARSALGLIQVDPLGLDQIDHKMLRAMITSYRGGPVGLDTIAATIGEESQTIEDVYEPYLMQIGFLQRTPRGRVVAPLAYRHLGLPVPQQLGGGTEAANGMNDD; translated from the coding sequence ATGGACGACCGGATAATTTCCGCCAACCTCATGATGGAAGACCAAGCGGTGGAGCTTAGTTTGCGTCCCCGCTATTTGTCCGAATATATCGGCCAATCGCAAGTGAAGGATAATTTGAAGGTATTCATTGAAGCCGCGAAGCTGCGCAAGGAAGCTCTTGATCACGTTCTGCTGTACGGCCCTCCCGGCCTCGGCAAAACGACGCTTTCAAACATAATCGCCAACGAGCTTGGCGTTAATTTGCGGACGACAAGCGGTCCCGCCATTGAACGGCCTGGCGATCTTGCCGCGCTGCTCACGAACTTGCAGGAAGGCGATGTTTTGTTCATCGACGAGATCCACCGTCTTCACCGGACGGTGGAGGAGGTGCTTTATCCGGCGATGGAGGATTTTGCGCTGGACATCATGATCGGTAAAGGACCGAGCGCGCGCTCCGTGCGGCTCGAACTGCCGCCATTCACGCTGATCGGCGCGACCACCAGAGCGGGGCTCTTGTCGGCGCCGCTTCGCGACCGCTTCGGTGTCGTGAGCCGGCTCGAATTCTATAACGTTGACGAGCTGGCTTTCATCGTAACGCGCGCCTCCGAAATATTGGGCGTAAGCGTAATCGGAGAAGCGGCTCGCGAAATCGCGATGCGCTCGCGTGGAACGCCTCGGATCGCAAACCGCCTGCTGAAGCGCGTCCGCGATTTCGCTCAGGTACGCGGGGACGGCATCGTCACGCATGAACTGGCGCGTTCAGCTCTCGGGCTGATTCAGGTTGATCCGCTCGGACTCGATCAAATCGATCACAAAATGCTGCGTGCGATGATTACAAGCTATCGCGGCGGTCCGGTGGGACTGGATACGATCGCCGCAACGATCGGCGAGGAAAGCCAAACGATCGAGGATGTCTATGAGCCCTACTTGATGCAAATCGGCTTTCTCCAACGCACTCCGCGAGGACGGGTCGTCGCTCCGCTTGCTTACCGGCATCTGGGCTTGCCCGTTCCCCAGCAGCTTGGCGGTGGAACGGAAGCTGCGAACGGGATGAATGACGATTAG
- a CDS encoding SpoIID/LytB domain-containing protein gives MSIVTARPSLGAVPNLDTIRVGIFMEIPGKYKLNTTTATFSSAAGLQVGLRQPSGVKSMFQTNAGATIRFTLDDYKPKLLETPDFQTALTVVKRLKALGGSGLLTSLTKANGIVYQVLEGTYSSAAEASAAGDRWLRDGTIAGLSAGKTKADITGPLHLETGTFASQAEAQQSAASLGSAGIDAFPALKQTADGATSFTVLVGAAPDIAALDNVRAQAAKSGNGVTLNQTDPQCVYLPIRSDYTFTESPNSPTSLYSVPMTGAKVWLSTAGAAGIKLMERYNRSYRGQFEVSGLNNKLTVVNEVPFEQYLYSVVGAEMPASWPTEALKSQAVAARTYALYQGFGFQVAHVVDTTLSQAYGGIGSEKPATIVAVDATKGEVAMYNGKVIESVFSSSAGGQTADAKEIWGTDIPYLKSVQSPDQSSELGLYHWQRVVLPTGEVGYIREDLLEDTGQKSPVGKPLMRVKGDGVKVRPIPLIQDNVEPVALANRGTIVVSLETVVQSNEMSWVRGPFTPGALLSLMQGKLQSPVTAPIQTLEVSQSGTSGRPTELQVNGQRLNIKYPDLFRSILGGLPSTRFNIDEMARMTIAGSGGRISSRPDTGGALAVTGGEGQTTELNKGSLFIMDGQGNMRAATTDTAFRFVGSGYGHGVGLSQYGARGLAEQGYDYKYILQYYYKDVTIVKE, from the coding sequence ATGTCTATTGTCACCGCCCGCCCCTCGCTTGGCGCCGTACCGAATCTGGATACGATAAGGGTGGGCATCTTTATGGAGATTCCCGGAAAATACAAGCTGAATACGACGACAGCCACTTTCTCATCTGCGGCCGGCTTGCAGGTCGGCTTACGTCAACCATCGGGCGTTAAGTCCATGTTTCAGACCAACGCGGGAGCGACGATTCGGTTTACGCTTGATGATTACAAGCCAAAGCTGCTGGAAACTCCGGATTTCCAGACGGCGCTTACCGTCGTCAAACGATTGAAAGCTCTTGGGGGCTCCGGATTATTGACTTCCCTCACCAAAGCGAATGGAATCGTCTATCAAGTATTGGAAGGTACATACAGCTCTGCGGCGGAAGCAAGCGCGGCAGGTGACCGGTGGCTAAGGGATGGTACGATAGCAGGTCTGTCAGCAGGAAAAACAAAGGCTGACATCACAGGCCCACTCCATTTGGAAACGGGAACATTTGCTTCACAAGCGGAAGCGCAGCAATCGGCCGCATCCCTTGGAAGTGCAGGCATCGACGCGTTTCCCGCTTTAAAGCAGACAGCGGATGGTGCCACATCGTTCACTGTACTCGTCGGAGCCGCACCGGACATCGCTGCTCTAGACAATGTGAGAGCGCAGGCTGCTAAATCCGGTAACGGAGTTACATTGAACCAGACCGATCCACAGTGCGTATACTTACCGATACGCAGTGACTACACCTTCACCGAATCGCCGAATTCGCCCACATCGCTATATTCGGTTCCAATGACCGGAGCAAAGGTATGGCTCTCCACAGCCGGAGCTGCCGGAATTAAGCTGATGGAGCGGTATAACCGCAGTTACCGGGGGCAGTTTGAGGTAAGCGGACTTAACAATAAGCTTACGGTTGTCAACGAAGTACCGTTCGAACAATACTTGTACTCCGTTGTCGGTGCGGAAATGCCGGCTTCATGGCCGACTGAGGCTCTTAAGTCCCAGGCTGTCGCGGCACGCACGTATGCCCTTTATCAAGGCTTCGGTTTTCAAGTGGCGCATGTGGTAGATACGACTCTTAGCCAAGCTTATGGCGGTATCGGTTCCGAGAAGCCGGCTACGATCGTCGCCGTGGATGCCACAAAGGGTGAAGTGGCGATGTATAACGGCAAGGTGATCGAGAGCGTCTTTTCTTCCAGCGCCGGCGGCCAGACAGCCGATGCGAAGGAAATTTGGGGTACCGACATTCCCTACTTGAAGAGCGTGCAGAGTCCGGACCAATCGTCCGAGCTGGGTCTGTATCACTGGCAGCGAGTAGTGCTGCCCACAGGCGAGGTGGGGTATATAAGGGAGGATCTGCTTGAGGATACCGGGCAGAAATCACCCGTCGGCAAGCCTTTGATGCGGGTGAAAGGCGACGGGGTCAAGGTGCGGCCGATCCCGCTCATTCAGGACAATGTTGAGCCTGTCGCGCTTGCAAACAGGGGAACCATAGTTGTGTCGCTTGAAACGGTCGTGCAATCCAACGAAATGTCCTGGGTAAGAGGGCCGTTCACACCCGGAGCTTTGCTTTCACTTATGCAGGGGAAACTTCAGTCACCCGTCACCGCCCCGATTCAAACCCTTGAGGTAAGCCAGTCGGGGACATCCGGCCGTCCTACGGAGCTGCAAGTCAACGGACAGAGGCTTAATATCAAATATCCGGACTTATTCCGTTCGATTCTCGGCGGTTTGCCAAGCACGCGTTTCAACATTGATGAAATGGCAAGAATGACGATTGCCGGTTCGGGTGGCCGTATAAGCTCTCGGCCTGACACAGGCGGCGCCCTTGCTGTGACCGGGGGCGAAGGCCAAACAACAGAACTGAATAAGGGCAGCTTGTTTATAATGGACGGTCAAGGAAACATGAGAGCCGCGACGACAGATACGGCGTTCCGGTTTGTGGGCAGCGGCTATGGGCATGGAGTCGGTCTGTCCCAATACGGCGCCCGAGGCTTGGCAGAACAGGGGTATGACTACAAGTACATTTTGCAATACTACTACAAAGACGTAACGATTGTTAAGGAATGA
- the queA gene encoding tRNA preQ1(34) S-adenosylmethionine ribosyltransferase-isomerase QueA — protein sequence MNVNEFDFELPERLIAQTPLADRTGSRLLSLNRHTGDVAHHRFIELENMLKPGDTLVLNDTRVLPARLLGIKPDTGAKVELLLLKQLGGDRWETLAKPGKRLKTGAELAFGDDGSGNPLLRATVVAEGEMGERVVEFQYNGIFQQLLDRLGEMPLPPYIKERLEDRERYQTVYAKHEGSAAAPTAGLHFTQSFLGQLRDKGVDIAYVTLHVGLGTFRPMSVELVEEHAMHSEYYELNEQTAALLRSTRERGGRIIAVGTTSARTLETAAGQFPGGELKACSGWTNIFIFPGYTFKLVDALLTNFHLPKSTLVMLVSALAGREAIMNAYREAIEREYRFFSFGDAMFIY from the coding sequence ATGAATGTGAATGAATTCGATTTTGAATTACCGGAGCGCTTGATAGCGCAAACTCCGCTGGCGGACCGCACCGGATCCCGTCTGCTGTCACTAAACCGCCATACTGGCGATGTCGCTCACCACAGGTTCATCGAGCTTGAAAATATGCTGAAGCCGGGGGATACGCTTGTGTTGAACGACACACGGGTGCTGCCGGCAAGGCTGCTCGGAATAAAGCCGGATACCGGAGCCAAAGTCGAGCTTCTGCTGCTAAAGCAGTTAGGCGGCGACCGTTGGGAGACGCTGGCTAAACCGGGGAAACGCTTGAAAACCGGAGCCGAGCTCGCGTTTGGCGACGACGGAAGCGGTAATCCTCTGCTTCGCGCAACCGTGGTCGCAGAAGGAGAAATGGGAGAGCGAGTTGTGGAATTCCAGTATAACGGCATATTTCAGCAGCTGCTTGACCGCCTTGGCGAGATGCCGCTGCCTCCTTATATCAAAGAAAGACTTGAAGACCGCGAAAGATACCAAACCGTCTACGCGAAGCACGAGGGTTCAGCCGCTGCCCCTACTGCGGGGCTGCATTTTACCCAATCATTTCTGGGGCAACTAAGGGACAAAGGTGTGGATATTGCTTATGTCACTCTGCACGTAGGCCTCGGCACTTTTCGTCCAATGTCTGTGGAACTTGTCGAAGAACATGCAATGCACTCAGAATATTACGAATTGAATGAGCAGACCGCAGCTTTGCTGCGATCGACCCGGGAGCGGGGCGGCCGTATTATCGCGGTTGGCACGACATCGGCGAGAACGCTTGAAACGGCGGCCGGGCAGTTTCCGGGCGGAGAACTGAAGGCATGCAGCGGATGGACCAATATATTTATATTCCCGGGCTATACTTTCAAGCTTGTCGACGCGCTGCTCACGAATTTCCACTTACCGAAATCGACGCTGGTGATGCTTGTCAGCGCACTGGCCGGCCGCGAGGCGATTATGAATGCCTATCGGGAAGCAATTGAAAGAGAATATCGATTCTTCAGCTTTGGAGATGCAATGTTTATCTACTAG
- the ruvA gene encoding Holliday junction branch migration protein RuvA has translation MIDYVRGRIIHWESEYVIVDVRDIGYRVFTPNPYAFAKTDDIVTIYTHHHVREDAALLFGFESREEQSMFRKLLDVSGIGPRVALGILAGGKPETIAAAIRQENVAFLMKLPGIGKKTAQRMILDLKDKLAAVSAGFSTAAAGLSVDGSLAVADPAAEGGTVWQEAREALAALGYTAAELDRAWHELQGTAAPGETVDALMKRALQQLFKG, from the coding sequence ATGATCGATTATGTTAGGGGCCGTATCATCCACTGGGAAAGCGAATACGTCATTGTGGATGTGCGGGATATCGGGTATCGCGTATTTACGCCCAATCCATATGCATTTGCCAAAACCGACGACATTGTAACCATTTATACGCATCATCATGTACGTGAGGATGCCGCACTTCTATTCGGTTTCGAAAGCCGGGAGGAACAGTCGATGTTCCGTAAGCTGCTGGACGTATCGGGCATCGGACCGCGAGTCGCACTTGGCATTCTTGCCGGCGGCAAGCCCGAAACGATTGCCGCTGCGATCCGGCAGGAGAATGTCGCGTTCCTTATGAAGCTTCCGGGCATCGGCAAGAAGACGGCTCAGCGGATGATTCTTGATTTGAAAGATAAGCTGGCAGCGGTGTCAGCCGGTTTCAGTACGGCTGCCGCAGGATTATCGGTTGACGGTTCACTAGCCGTTGCCGACCCGGCAGCTGAAGGCGGGACTGTCTGGCAGGAAGCGCGCGAGGCTCTCGCAGCGCTCGGATATACGGCAGCTGAGCTTGATCGCGCTTGGCATGAACTTCAAGGCACGGCCGCGCCCGGCGAGACGGTGGATGCGCTTATGAAGCGGGCGCTGCAGCAGCTGTTTAAAGGTTGA
- the yajC gene encoding preprotein translocase subunit YajC, producing the protein MTGVASILPFVLMFAVFYFLLIRPQQRKSKQRNQMLSQLKKGDKVVTIGGMHGTILEITDDIVVLRVNDATKITFDRSAVNNVTTSAPAPAEKKEEKTEEVKA; encoded by the coding sequence ATGACAGGAGTAGCATCGATTCTCCCGTTTGTGCTGATGTTTGCGGTTTTCTATTTTCTGCTTATTCGACCGCAGCAGCGCAAATCGAAACAACGAAATCAAATGCTCAGCCAATTGAAAAAAGGCGATAAAGTCGTCACGATTGGCGGAATGCACGGCACGATTCTGGAGATCACCGACGATATTGTCGTCCTTCGAGTCAACGACGCTACCAAAATTACGTTTGACCGCAGCGCGGTAAACAACGTAACGACAAGCGCACCGGCCCCTGCAGAGAAGAAGGAAGAAAAGACGGAAGAAGTTAAAGCGTAG
- the ruvC gene encoding crossover junction endodeoxyribonuclease RuvC yields the protein MRVLGIDPGIAIAGFGFIDKIGSKLVPVQYGSIETAAHTPQEERLKQVYDSACALIDKYKPDTVAVEKLFFNKNVTTAFAVGQARGVIILAAAQRGLPVTEYTPLQVKQAVVGYGKAEKRQVQEMVRMFLKLSAVPKPDDVADALAVAICHAHSSVLTQKINEVTRR from the coding sequence TTGCGGGTATTAGGAATCGATCCGGGCATTGCCATCGCAGGGTTCGGATTCATTGACAAAATCGGGAGCAAGCTCGTTCCCGTCCAATACGGTTCAATCGAAACGGCAGCTCATACTCCTCAAGAGGAGAGGCTGAAGCAGGTTTACGATTCCGCTTGCGCGCTTATCGATAAATATAAGCCGGACACAGTGGCAGTCGAAAAGCTTTTCTTTAACAAGAACGTTACGACGGCTTTTGCCGTCGGTCAAGCCCGCGGCGTAATCATTTTGGCGGCTGCCCAGCGCGGGCTTCCGGTTACGGAGTATACGCCACTTCAGGTCAAGCAGGCGGTTGTCGGCTACGGCAAAGCGGAGAAACGGCAAGTGCAGGAGATGGTGCGGATGTTTTTGAAACTGAGTGCGGTTCCGAAGCCCGACGACGTGGCGGATGCGCTGGCGGTTGCGATTTGCCATGCCCATTCCTCCGTACTTACGCAAAAAATTAACGAGGTGACGCGTCGATGA